Proteins encoded in a region of the Strix aluco isolate bStrAlu1 chromosome 26, bStrAlu1.hap1, whole genome shotgun sequence genome:
- the NIPAL3 gene encoding NIPA-like protein 3, translating to MEGGNSPNLQLQQLPLATAEVSVQPHTDSFSYKENLIGALLAIFGHLVISIALNLQKYSHIRLAGSKDPRAYFKTKTWWCGLFLLVLGELGVFSSYAFAPLSLIVPLSAVSVIASAIIGIIFIKEKWKPKDFLRRYVLSFVGCGLAIVGTYLLITFGPNSHEKMTGENITRHLVSWPFLLYMLVEIIIFCLLLYFYKEKNANYIVVILLLVALLGSMTVVTVKAVAGMIVVSIQGNLQLDYPIFYIMLVCMIATAIFQATFLAQASQLYDSSQIASIGYILSTTVAITAGATFYLDFTGEDVLHICMFALGCLIAFLGVFLITRNRKKSVPFEPYISMDAMPGMQNMHDKGIAVQPDLKASFSYGALENNDNMPEIYTPATLPIVQEQHGSKGVSAPPYRVLEHSKKESLLETGT from the exons GAGAACCTGATTGGCGCATTACTAGCTATTTTTGGGCATCTTGTCATCAGTATTGCACTCAACCTCCAG aaataCAGCCACATCCGGCTGGCTGGTTCCAAAGACCCCCGAGCCTACTTCAAAACCAAGACATGGTGGTGTGGACTGTTTCTGCTGGTGCTGGGTGAACTGGGAGTGTTTTCCTCTTATGCCTTTGCTCCTCTTTCACTGATTGTGCCACTCAGTGCAGTGTCTGTTATAG CTAGTGCAATCATAGGAattatatttattaaagaaaaatggaagccCAAGGATTTTTTGA GGCGCTATGTTTTGTCCTTTGTAGGCTGTGGTTTGGCAATTGTTGGAACTTATCTGCTGATAACATTTGGACCTAATAGTCATGAGAAGATGACAGGAGAAAATATCACTAGGCATTTAGTGAGCTGGCCATTTCTGTTGTATATG CTTGTGGAGATCATCATATTCTGCCTACTACTGTATTTTtacaaggagaaaaatgcaaacTACATTGTAGTTATTCTTCTGCTGGTAGCTTTGCTGG GTTCCATGACCGTTGTGACTGTGAAGGCTGTGGCAGGCATGATTGTCGTCTCCATACAAGGAAACTTACAACTCGACTACCCTATATTTTATATCATGTTGGTGTGCATGATTGCTACAGCGATCTTCCAGGCGAC ATTTTTAGCTCAAGCCTCACAGCTGTATGACTCATCTCAGATTGCCAGCATCGGCTATATCCTGTCCACCACCGTAGCAATCACAGCAG gagCAACTTTTTACTTGGACTTCACCGGTGAAGACGTTCTCCATATATGTATGTTTGCACTTGG gtGCCTCATAGCATTTCTAGGTGTCTTCCTGATCacaagaaatagaaagaaatctGTACCATTTGAACCTTACATATCAATGGATGCTATGCCAg GCATGCAGAACATGCACGATAAAGGAATTGCAGTTCAGCCTGACCTCAAAGCTTCTTTTTCCTACGGTGCTCTAGAGAACAATGACAACATGCCAGAAATTTATACGCCTGCTACATTGCCGATCGTGCAGGAGCAACATGGATCCAAAGGAGTTTCTGCTCCACCCTACCGAGTGCTGGAGCACAGCAAAAAGGA